Proteins from one Phormidium ambiguum IAM M-71 genomic window:
- a CDS encoding class I fructose-bisphosphate aldolase: protein MTTTLSVPSFIKSLLGEEAEDLLNYKAKVSQDLLHLPGPDWVDRIFAGTDRNPQVLRSLQQLYSTGRLANTGYISILPVDQGIEHSAGASFAPNPIYFDPENIIKLAIEGGCNAVATTLGVLGMMSRKYAHKIPFIVKINHNELLTFPNQFDQVMFASVEQAWNLGAVAVGATIYFGSEQSTRQIQEVSKVFARAHELGMVTILWCYLRSNAFKQDKDYHVAADLTGQANHLGVTIEADIIKQKLPECNNGYQAVSQAMAKTYGKTDKRVYTDLTSDHPIDLTRYQVLNCYCGRAGLINSGGASSKNDFAEAVRTAVINKRAGGTGLISGRKTFQRPFEEGVKLFNAIQDVYLSQDVTIA from the coding sequence ATGACGACGACATTATCTGTACCCAGTTTTATTAAATCTTTGCTGGGAGAAGAAGCAGAAGACCTCCTCAATTATAAGGCGAAAGTTTCTCAGGATTTATTACATTTACCGGGGCCGGATTGGGTCGATCGCATTTTTGCCGGGACCGATCGCAATCCCCAAGTTCTCAGAAGTCTGCAACAATTATATTCTACAGGTCGTTTAGCCAATACTGGTTATATTTCTATCTTGCCTGTAGACCAAGGAATTGAACACTCTGCTGGCGCATCTTTCGCACCAAATCCCATTTATTTTGACCCAGAAAACATCATCAAATTAGCAATTGAAGGCGGATGTAACGCCGTTGCTACCACTCTCGGCGTTTTGGGAATGATGTCTCGTAAATATGCTCATAAAATCCCCTTCATTGTGAAAATAAATCACAACGAACTACTGACATTTCCCAATCAATTTGACCAAGTAATGTTTGCCTCAGTAGAACAAGCTTGGAATTTAGGCGCGGTAGCAGTTGGCGCAACAATTTATTTTGGTTCAGAACAATCAACTCGACAAATTCAAGAAGTAAGTAAAGTTTTTGCTCGCGCTCATGAATTAGGAATGGTAACAATTCTCTGGTGTTATTTACGCAGTAATGCCTTTAAACAAGATAAAGATTATCACGTTGCCGCAGATTTAACCGGACAAGCAAACCATTTAGGTGTGACAATTGAAGCCGATATTATTAAACAAAAATTACCTGAATGTAACAACGGTTATCAAGCAGTTTCGCAAGCAATGGCGAAGACTTACGGGAAAACTGATAAACGAGTTTACACAGATTTAACCTCCGATCATCCGATCGATCTAACTCGCTATCAAGTGCTGAATTGTTATTGTGGCAGAGCAGGTTTAATTAATTCTGGTGGCGCTTCGAGTAAAAATGATTTTGCCGAAGCTGTTCGCACTGCGGTAATTAATAAACGTGCAGGTGGTACTGGTTTAATTTCTGGTCGGAAAACATTTCAACGTCCCTTTGAAGAAGGCGTGAAATTGTTTAATGCGATTCAAGATGTTTATTTGTCGCAAGATGTAACGATCGCATAG
- a CDS encoding M48 family metalloprotease, translating to MISSCPIQMVGRKAVRGLNRLWIGIIVALFGLITYCTNTVQNPITGENQRVQLSPRQEIALGLQARQQMAAKYGGLYPNSLLQQYVKQVGERIVQQSDASKSGYPFQFYLLRDPRTINAFALPGGQVFITAALLSRLSSEAQLAGTLGHEIGHVVARHGAEHLAKQQLGATLVTAVGVAASDSEQRARQAQVLAQAVNQLVSLRYGRDDELESDRLGLRFMTQAGYNPQGIVQLMQILGSARQGGQSPEFFSTHPNPENRVQRLQQLIFQTYPNGIPPQLESGKENFAKYVKPRLTGG from the coding sequence ATGATAAGCTCCTGTCCTATCCAAATGGTTGGGAGAAAAGCGGTGAGAGGATTAAATCGTCTGTGGATTGGAATTATAGTCGCACTATTTGGATTAATTACCTATTGCACAAACACGGTACAAAACCCGATTACTGGAGAAAATCAGCGCGTCCAACTTTCACCACGTCAAGAAATTGCGTTAGGTTTACAAGCACGACAACAAATGGCAGCTAAATATGGTGGTTTGTATCCTAACAGCTTGCTACAACAATATGTCAAACAAGTAGGAGAAAGAATAGTTCAACAATCAGATGCTTCTAAATCTGGCTATCCTTTTCAGTTTTATTTATTACGAGATCCCCGCACAATTAACGCTTTTGCTTTACCTGGAGGACAAGTTTTTATCACTGCGGCTTTGTTAAGTCGCCTTTCTTCAGAAGCGCAACTTGCTGGCACTTTAGGACATGAAATTGGTCATGTTGTGGCGCGTCATGGTGCAGAACATTTGGCGAAACAACAGTTAGGTGCAACCTTAGTTACTGCGGTGGGAGTAGCAGCAAGTGACAGCGAACAACGGGCTAGACAAGCGCAAGTTTTAGCTCAAGCGGTGAATCAATTAGTTAGTTTAAGATATGGTAGAGATGATGAGTTAGAAAGCGATCGCTTAGGTCTTCGTTTTATGACCCAAGCAGGTTACAATCCCCAAGGAATTGTCCAATTAATGCAAATATTAGGCTCGGCTCGTCAAGGTGGTCAATCCCCTGAATTTTTCAGCACCCATCCTAATCCAGAAAACCGCGTTCAACGCTTACAACAATTAATTTTTCAAACTTATCCTAATGGGATTCCTCCACAATTAGAATCAGGAAAAGAGAACTTTGCTAAATATGTAAAACCTCGTTTGACAGGGGGATAA